One window of Fusobacterium polymorphum genomic DNA carries:
- a CDS encoding DHH family phosphoesterase, with protein MKEFLEKFKEIKDTIEKNENIILTAHVNPDGDAVGSGLGLFLTLKENYKNKNIRFVLQDSIPYTTKFLKGSEEIEIYDKDKKYSCDLLIFLDSATRDRTGGTGKNIESKTTINIDHHVSNPEYGDIACVITYSSSTSEIIYNFIKYMEYKFSLSVAEALYLGLVNDTGNFSHSNVKVGTMQMATDLISMGVNNNYIVTNFLNSNSYQTLKMMGEALKNFIFYPEKKLSYYYLDCETMKKYNARKEDTEGIVEKILSYYEASVSLFLREEADGKIKGSMRSKYEINVNEVASLFGGGGHYKAAGFSSNLSANEILEIILKNI; from the coding sequence ATGAAAGAATTTTTGGAAAAATTTAAAGAAATAAAAGATACTATTGAAAAAAATGAAAATATTATTTTAACAGCTCATGTGAATCCTGATGGTGATGCTGTTGGTTCAGGATTAGGTTTATTTCTTACTCTAAAAGAAAATTATAAAAATAAAAATATTAGATTTGTCTTACAAGATAGTATACCTTATACGACAAAATTTTTAAAAGGTTCAGAAGAAATTGAAATCTATGATAAGGATAAAAAATATTCTTGTGATTTATTAATATTTTTAGATTCTGCAACAAGGGATAGAACAGGGGGAACTGGAAAAAATATTGAAAGTAAAACAACAATAAATATTGATCATCATGTTAGTAATCCAGAATATGGAGATATAGCTTGTGTGATAACATATTCATCTTCAACTTCTGAAATTATCTATAATTTTATAAAATATATGGAATATAAATTTTCTCTTTCAGTAGCAGAAGCTTTGTATTTAGGATTAGTAAATGATACTGGGAATTTTTCTCACAGTAATGTTAAAGTAGGAACTATGCAGATGGCGACAGATTTAATTTCTATGGGAGTAAATAATAATTATATAGTAACTAATTTTTTAAACTCTAATTCATATCAAACTTTAAAAATGATGGGTGAAGCTTTAAAGAATTTTATATTCTATCCAGAAAAAAAATTAAGTTATTATTATTTAGACTGTGAGACTATGAAAAAATATAATGCTAGAAAAGAAGATACTGAAGGAATTGTTGAAAAAATACTTTCATATTATGAAGCATCTGTTTCATTATTTTTAAGAGAAGAAGCTGATGGGAAAATAAAAGGAAGTATGAGAAGTAAATATGAAATAAATGTAAATGAGGTGGCTAGTTTATTTGGAGGAGGAGGTCATTATAAGGCAGCTGGCTTTTCAAGTAATCTTTCAGCTAATGAAATATTAGAGATAATTTTAAAAAATATATGA
- a CDS encoding cell division protein SepF, whose protein sequence is MADNIDIVFLKPTKFEDCVVCANYIKEDKIVNMNLSQLDDNDSRRILDYIAGAIFITKAEIVNVGNKIFCSIPSNKNFLNEMNRETSHDEEEVEIVRG, encoded by the coding sequence ATGGCAGATAATATTGATATAGTTTTTTTAAAGCCTACAAAATTTGAGGACTGTGTGGTATGTGCAAATTATATAAAAGAGGACAAAATAGTTAATATGAATTTAAGTCAGCTTGATGATAATGATTCAAGAAGAATTTTAGATTATATAGCAGGTGCTATTTTTATTACAAAAGCTGAAATTGTGAATGTAGGAAATAAGATTTTCTGCTCTATTCCAAGTAATAAAAACTTTTTAAATGAAATGAATAGAGAAACTTCTCATGATGAAGAAGAAGTAGAAATTGTAAGAGGGTAA
- a CDS encoding DUF1963 domain-containing protein: MEEIKKEKSEFIKTKIKEIREKIAKTCTEFETKKFDYDDENKISWIGRVFLCKENEVEERPKDNKGKTMYPVAQFYLANLPYLPETLKKFEYITVFMGEDFPEYNEEDEGVSKNGDGWILRTYTKDDILFKNEYLRDDNICPDPYPLKSKLINDDFPIWDGGGLDFEIEDEICDLEEEYDEELDKEKNEEDILDYYSDIATNHSYLHKFGGYPSYCQPGLGLEAIKGYQFVFQISSDEVARYNIVDSGSLMFFYNENEDKWVMYYDFY; this comes from the coding sequence ATGGAAGAAATAAAAAAAGAAAAATCAGAATTTATAAAAACTAAAATAAAAGAGATAAGAGAAAAAATCGCAAAAACTTGTACAGAGTTTGAAACTAAAAAATTTGACTATGATGATGAAAATAAAATTAGTTGGATAGGTAGAGTATTTTTATGCAAGGAAAATGAAGTTGAAGAAAGACCAAAAGATAATAAAGGAAAAACTATGTATCCAGTAGCACAATTTTACTTAGCTAATCTTCCTTACTTACCAGAAACATTGAAGAAATTTGAATATATTACTGTATTTATGGGAGAAGATTTTCCAGAATATAATGAAGAAGATGAAGGAGTCTCAAAAAATGGAGATGGTTGGATATTAAGAACTTATACAAAAGATGATATCTTATTTAAAAATGAATATCTAAGAGATGATAATATCTGTCCTGATCCTTATCCTTTAAAATCAAAATTAATCAATGATGACTTTCCTATTTGGGATGGAGGAGGACTTGATTTTGAAATAGAAGATGAAATTTGTGATTTAGAAGAAGAATATGATGAGGAATTAGATAAAGAAAAAAATGAAGAGGATATATTAGATTATTATAGTGATATTGCAACTAATCATTCATATTTACATAAATTTGGAGGTTATCCTTCTTATTGTCAGCCAGGTTTAGGCTTAGAAGCAATAAAAGGTTATCAATTTGTTTTTCAAATTTCTAGTGATGAAGTAGCAAGATACAATATAGTAGACTCAGGAAGTTTAATGTTCTTCTATAACGAAAATGAAGATAAATGGGTAATGTATTATGATTTTTATTAA
- a CDS encoding DUF3592 domain-containing protein, which yields MSNRLGILLSAGIFFIFASVFLIIAEISKRISENKIENFQGEVEGEVLEVIKSGKDGIGGKLLDTFVVYQYEVNKHKYIVKPYVLLKNVAINQRYFDSENVTCITYMGTHGMSRQTKYHVGEKITVKYNLENPKKHEILNDKDKMFAYKGFKIAGSLIMLVPLILVIISFFIKTN from the coding sequence ATGAGTAACAGATTAGGAATTTTATTATCTGCTGGAATATTTTTTATATTTGCAAGTGTATTTTTAATCATTGCTGAGATAAGTAAAAGAATATCAGAAAATAAAATAGAGAATTTTCAAGGAGAAGTAGAGGGAGAAGTTTTAGAAGTTATAAAATCTGGAAAAGATGGAATTGGTGGAAAATTATTAGATACTTTTGTTGTATATCAATATGAAGTAAATAAACATAAATATATTGTTAAACCTTATGTTTTGTTGAAAAATGTAGCTATAAATCAAAGATATTTTGACTCTGAAAATGTTACTTGCATTACCTATATGGGAACTCATGGTATGAGCAGACAAACAAAATATCATGTAGGAGAAAAGATAACAGTAAAATATAATCTTGAAAATCCTAAAAAGCATGAAATTCTTAATGACAAAGATAAAATGTTTGCATATAAGGGATTTAAAATAGCGGGAAGTTTGATTATGTTAGTTCCACTTATTTTGGTTATTATTTCATTTTTTATAAAAACAAATTGA
- a CDS encoding YbgA family protein: MRHKDIRRECEELWAKNKYFVLSKSHKTYLEIRGYLKGTELDILWLNEKIQETRDMKESKKDFSNAVLHIWGYFKKNASTIEKQVLFDILNEYMEGKNNQKVVIECINILLKKYPNEYLEKSILLTGEQYEIMA, encoded by the coding sequence ATGAGACACAAAGATATAAGGAGAGAATGTGAAGAGTTATGGGCAAAAAATAAATATTTTGTATTAAGCAAATCGCATAAAACATATCTGGAGATAAGAGGGTACTTGAAAGGAACAGAATTGGATATTTTATGGCTAAATGAAAAAATACAGGAAACAAGAGATATGAAGGAGAGTAAAAAAGATTTTAGTAATGCTGTTCTTCACATATGGGGATATTTCAAAAAAAATGCAAGTACAATTGAAAAACAGGTATTATTTGATATATTAAATGAATATATGGAAGGGAAAAATAATCAGAAGGTTGTAATTGAATGCATTAACATTTTACTAAAGAAATATCCTAATGAATATTTAGAAAAATCAATTTTGTTAACAGGAGAACAATATGAGATTATGGCATGA
- a CDS encoding TIGR02328 family protein, translated as MRLWHEKLIHLLPKNQLLGQHRECCALRGNGWKKKHKTVDYVFTYSPYHLFIYHLLVMEEMEKRGYNVSAEWKDKNYRGRTAEKYDNLKEEIIGSPIYKEHNNEYLAECIENLRNKGIYLKVEVVDK; from the coding sequence ATGAGATTATGGCATGAAAAACTTATTCACTTATTGCCAAAAAATCAGCTTCTTGGGCAACATAGGGAATGTTGTGCTCTGAGGGGTAATGGATGGAAAAAGAAACATAAAACTGTGGACTATGTGTTTACATATTCCCCATATCATCTTTTTATTTACCATTTATTGGTTATGGAGGAGATGGAAAAAAGAGGATATAATGTTTCTGCAGAATGGAAAGATAAAAATTATAGAGGAAGGACGGCAGAAAAATACGATAATCTTAAAGAAGAAATTATAGGCAGTCCAATTTATAAAGAGCATAATAATGAATATCTGGCTGAATGCATAGAAAATTTAAGAAATAAAGGTATATATTTAAAAGTAGAAGTTGTTGATAAGTAA
- a CDS encoding GNAT family N-acetyltransferase, with translation MEYKIIKNDTDYNLDDLTKLLNTSYWAKDRKKETVKKTVENSLCYFAYDTDKNKLIGFARVITDYTTNYYLCDVIVDEEYRGEGIGKKIVETLINDEELIHLRALLITKDAKKFYEKFGFYNKEDVMQKDKK, from the coding sequence ATGGAATATAAAATTATTAAAAATGATACTGACTATAATTTAGATGATTTAACAAAACTATTAAATACTTCATATTGGGCAAAAGATAGAAAAAAGGAAACTGTAAAGAAAACAGTTGAGAATTCTTTGTGCTATTTTGCTTATGATACAGATAAAAATAAATTAATTGGTTTTGCAAGAGTAATAACAGACTATACTACAAATTATTATCTATGTGATGTAATAGTAGATGAAGAATATAGAGGAGAAGGAATAGGAAAAAAAATAGTTGAAACATTGATAAATGATGAGGAATTAATACATCTAAGAGCTTTACTAATTACAAAAGATGCTAAGAAATTTTATGAGAAATTTGGTTTTTATAATAAAGAAGATGTTATGCAAAAAGATAAAAAATAA
- a CDS encoding B12-binding domain-containing radical SAM protein has translation MKIAFLRPNLGGQHSNDAIEPLGFAVLSGLTDRKKHEVVLFDERIEDIPMDLEVDLVVITTFTLTAKRAYTIADNYRKKGIYVVIGGYHASLIPEEVQEYADTVFVGSAEGNWERFLIELENGNPQKVYEEIKLPDISEVVYDRSLFKDKRYSFVVPVQFGRGCMHQCEFCTIGSVHRGDYAHRRVELVIEEIKEIFKTNKRAKVIYFVDDNIFANKKKALHLFNELKKLKIKWACQGSIDIAKDEELVKLMSESGCIEMLLGFENINIMNIKKMNKKSNYDFDYENIIRIFKKYRILVHASYVIGYDYDTKDYFQEILDFSNKHKFFLAGFNPALPIPGTPFYDRLKNEGRLLYDKWWLDDNFRYGKAAYTPHNMTVEEFEAGILRCKVEYNTHKNIWSRLFDGAANFRHALIFLAVNYINRKEIYNKKGIKL, from the coding sequence ATGAAAATAGCATTTTTAAGACCTAATTTGGGTGGACAACATTCAAATGATGCAATAGAGCCACTTGGTTTTGCAGTTTTATCAGGACTTACAGATAGAAAAAAACATGAAGTTGTATTATTTGATGAAAGAATTGAAGATATACCAATGGATTTAGAGGTTGATTTGGTTGTAATAACAACTTTTACTTTAACAGCAAAAAGAGCCTATACAATAGCAGATAATTATAGAAAAAAAGGTATTTATGTTGTTATTGGTGGCTATCATGCTTCACTTATTCCAGAAGAAGTTCAAGAATATGCAGATACTGTTTTTGTTGGAAGTGCAGAAGGAAATTGGGAAAGATTTTTAATTGAATTAGAAAATGGAAATCCACAAAAAGTATATGAAGAAATTAAATTACCTGATATCAGTGAGGTAGTCTATGATAGAAGTTTATTCAAAGATAAAAGATATTCTTTTGTTGTACCTGTACAATTTGGTAGAGGTTGTATGCACCAATGTGAGTTTTGTACCATAGGTTCTGTTCATAGAGGAGATTATGCACATAGAAGAGTGGAACTTGTAATAGAAGAAATTAAAGAAATTTTTAAGACTAATAAAAGAGCAAAGGTTATATATTTTGTAGATGATAATATATTTGCAAATAAAAAGAAAGCTTTACATTTATTTAATGAGTTAAAAAAATTAAAAATAAAATGGGCTTGTCAAGGAAGTATTGATATAGCAAAAGATGAAGAATTAGTAAAACTTATGTCAGAGTCAGGTTGTATTGAAATGCTTTTAGGTTTTGAAAATATAAATATAATGAATATCAAAAAGATGAATAAGAAATCTAATTATGACTTTGACTATGAAAATATTATAAGAATATTTAAAAAATATAGAATTCTAGTTCATGCAAGTTATGTAATAGGTTATGACTATGATACAAAGGATTATTTCCAAGAAATTTTAGATTTTTCAAATAAACATAAGTTTTTCTTAGCAGGTTTCAATCCAGCATTGCCTATTCCAGGAACTCCTTTCTATGACAGATTAAAAAATGAAGGAAGATTACTATATGATAAATGGTGGCTAGATGATAATTTTAGATATGGAAAAGCTGCATACACTCCACATAACATGACAGTAGAAGAATTTGAAGCAGGAATATTAAGATGTAAAGTAGAATATAACACTCATAAAAATATATGGTCAAGATTATTTGATGGAGCAGCAAATTTTAGACATGCTTTAATTTTTCTAGCAGTTAATTACATAAATAGAAAAGAAATTTATAATAAAAAAGGTATAAAATTATGA
- a CDS encoding B12-binding domain-containing radical SAM protein → MRIMLVLAKDNIYRFDSLHQRKYYPQITLITLESLIDKNYNAEIILVDEGVEEYDATSSKYSDEKFDLICISAVISASRRAKEISKFWKDRGAYTQIGGHYATVLSDEALEFFDTVIKGPAEIAFPSFIKDFVEGKPKREYFELVGNDFEYKPLNRKLLTNKKYYKSFGTIVANNGCPNKCTYCSVTKMYSGKNQLKNIDFVVSEIKSNKHKKWVFYDPNFLADKSYAINLMNELKKLKIKWTASATINIGNDIKMLQLMKDSGCIGLVIGLESFIQENLNGVNKGFNNVKEYKRLVNTIQSYGISVLSTLMIGMETDTVESIRQTPDIIEEIGVDVPRYNILTPYPGTPFYEQLKAENRLLTTDWYYYDTETVVFQPKNMSPATLQEEFYKLWQDTFTFKRIFKRLKTSRNKGLKLILEIFSRQHAKKFKKYAKLDFIN, encoded by the coding sequence ATGAGAATAATGTTAGTGTTAGCAAAGGATAATATATATAGATTTGACTCACTTCATCAAAGAAAATATTATCCTCAAATTACATTGATAACTTTGGAATCATTGATTGATAAAAATTATAATGCAGAGATTATCCTAGTAGATGAGGGAGTGGAAGAGTATGATGCAACTTCTTCAAAATATAGTGACGAGAAATTTGATTTAATTTGTATATCAGCTGTGATTTCAGCATCAAGGAGAGCAAAAGAAATTTCAAAATTTTGGAAGGATAGAGGAGCATATACTCAAATAGGAGGACATTATGCTACTGTACTTAGTGATGAAGCCCTAGAATTCTTTGACACTGTTATAAAAGGACCAGCTGAAATTGCATTTCCTTCATTTATAAAAGATTTTGTGGAAGGAAAGCCTAAGAGAGAATATTTTGAATTAGTGGGAAATGACTTTGAATATAAACCATTAAATAGAAAATTACTTACAAATAAAAAATATTATAAATCTTTTGGAACAATAGTAGCAAACAATGGTTGTCCTAACAAATGTACCTATTGTTCAGTCACTAAAATGTATAGTGGAAAGAATCAATTAAAAAATATAGACTTTGTTGTAAGTGAAATAAAGTCAAATAAACATAAAAAATGGGTATTTTATGATCCAAACTTTTTAGCAGATAAAAGCTATGCAATTAATTTAATGAATGAATTGAAAAAATTAAAGATAAAATGGACAGCCTCAGCTACAATTAATATTGGAAATGACATAAAAATGTTACAATTAATGAAAGACTCAGGTTGTATTGGTTTGGTTATTGGTTTAGAAAGTTTTATACAAGAAAATCTAAATGGAGTTAATAAAGGTTTTAATAATGTAAAAGAATATAAGAGGTTGGTTAATACTATACAATCTTATGGGATATCAGTTTTATCTACATTGATGATAGGAATGGAAACTGATACAGTGGAATCAATAAGACAGACACCAGATATTATTGAAGAAATTGGAGTAGATGTACCTAGATATAACATTCTGACACCTTATCCAGGAACTCCTTTCTATGAACAGTTAAAAGCAGAAAATAGATTGCTTACAACAGATTGGTATTACTATGACACTGAAACAGTTGTATTCCAACCCAAGAATATGAGTCCTGCTACTTTACAAGAAGAATTTTATAAATTGTGGCAAGATACATTCACTTTTAAGAGAATATTTAAAAGATTAAAGACTTCAAGAAATAAAGGGTTAAAATTAATATTAGAAATTTTTTCAAGACAACATGCTAAGAAATTTAAAAAATACGCAAAATTAGATTTTATAAATTAA